One Pelecanus crispus isolate bPelCri1 chromosome 14, bPelCri1.pri, whole genome shotgun sequence genomic window carries:
- the WFDC3 gene encoding WAP four-disulfide core domain protein 3, whose product MPKARSVLVLAGLLALWAELPPASTQNVTTKAGVCPDPATEAANCTVGCQSDGDCESTLKCCPAACGKACQKPDEKPGTCPPVSPGIPMLGVCTNQCKTDSNCSGSQKCCRNGCGKVSCVTPLH is encoded by the exons ATGCCCAAGGCCCGCAGCGTGCTCGTCCTGGCAGGGCTCCTGGCtctctgggcagagctgcctccagcatccacccagaATGTCACCA CGAAAGCCGGCGTGTGCCCGGACCCAGCGACGGAAGCAGCGAACTGCACGGTGGGGTGCCAGTCCGATGGCGACTGCGAGAGCACCCTCAAGtgctgcccggcagcctgcgGCAAGGCCTGCCAGAAGCCCGACG AGAAACCCGGCACCTGCCCGCCCGTCAGTCCGGGGATCCCCATGCTGGGCGTCTGCACAAACCAGTGCAAGACGGACTCCAACTGCTCCGGGAGCCAGAAGTGCTGCAGGAACGGCTGCGGCAAGGTCTCCTGCGTGACACCCCTTCACTGA